The following proteins are encoded in a genomic region of Sphingopyxis sp. YF1:
- a CDS encoding alpha/beta hydrolase, with amino-acid sequence MNRKLAVVTALSIAALPVPALAQSAGIPAAIYTDPPADKAFPAAMEVLHIPTGGPTGGVEVNGVAYIPAGSGPHPAVIICHGLPGIEKNLDLAQAIRRAGWTVITFNYRGSWGSPGGYRFAQNLEDAGAVLAFARDPANAAKLRIDPKRLVIMGHSMGGWVTAITAAKDRRLLGAAMISAANLGAFGKAPRDQLAAGMKANGQEALAGTSPEVMADELIANANAFDWTRGASALSGTNLFLLSSDDGLAAGTDALAEAIRKEGGGAKLRTLHVATDHSWSDARVRLQAELLGWLETLKTSE; translated from the coding sequence CGCTCTCGCCCAAAGCGCCGGCATTCCCGCCGCAATCTACACCGACCCGCCCGCCGACAAGGCGTTTCCCGCCGCGATGGAGGTTCTCCATATTCCAACCGGAGGGCCGACCGGCGGGGTGGAGGTCAACGGCGTCGCCTATATCCCGGCCGGCTCCGGCCCGCACCCGGCAGTCATCATCTGCCACGGTCTGCCCGGCATCGAAAAGAATCTCGACCTCGCACAGGCGATCCGCCGTGCCGGCTGGACCGTCATCACCTTCAACTATCGCGGCTCGTGGGGCAGCCCCGGTGGCTATCGCTTCGCGCAGAATCTCGAGGACGCGGGCGCCGTCCTCGCCTTCGCGCGCGACCCCGCCAACGCCGCGAAGCTGCGTATCGACCCCAAGCGCCTCGTCATCATGGGGCACAGCATGGGCGGCTGGGTCACCGCGATCACCGCCGCGAAGGACAGGCGCCTGCTCGGCGCCGCGATGATCTCCGCCGCCAACCTCGGCGCCTTCGGCAAGGCCCCGCGCGACCAGCTCGCTGCAGGGATGAAGGCCAACGGCCAGGAAGCCCTTGCGGGCACCTCGCCCGAGGTCATGGCCGACGAGCTGATCGCGAACGCGAACGCCTTCGACTGGACCAGGGGCGCCTCCGCACTGAGCGGGACGAACCTCTTCCTCCTCTCGTCCGACGACGGCCTCGCCGCGGGCACCGACGCGCTCGCCGAAGCGATCCGCAAGGAGGGCGGCGGCGCGAAGCTCAGGACGCTGCACGTCGCGACCGACCACAGCTGGTCCGATGCGCGCGTGCGGTTGCAGGCGGAGCTGTTGGGGTGGCTCGAAACCCTGAAAACCAGCGAATGA